Proteins from a genomic interval of Clostridia bacterium:
- a CDS encoding MBL fold metallo-hydrolase produces MENSVQILGARGSVPVSGGSFYRYGGATTCVLVKMAGQYVILDCGTGILKLPKQALSSPSLSLVISHAHADHIIGLAMCPYIFKSDARLDIYGARRGELDIKEQMERIFSPPIWPVDTDGLPASFYFHDLRESFYIDRIKVDTIEGAHPGGVSLIRLSAEGKSVVFMSDCTLNDGETAKYIEFAKNCDLLLCDGQYSDEEWEHRSTFGHSTWTAAARLGRDAGAKAVRIIHHDPGRTDERLDKEADALFSIHPKCSFAYEEEVILL; encoded by the coding sequence ATGGAAAACTCAGTACAGATATTGGGCGCCCGAGGCTCTGTCCCCGTGAGCGGAGGTTCATTTTATCGTTACGGCGGCGCAACGACTTGCGTTTTAGTTAAAATGGCGGGGCAATATGTTATCTTAGACTGCGGAACGGGCATACTCAAGCTGCCCAAGCAGGCGCTTTCAAGTCCGTCGCTTTCGCTTGTCATATCGCACGCCCATGCCGACCATATAATAGGGCTTGCAATGTGCCCTTATATCTTTAAAAGCGACGCCCGCCTTGATATATACGGCGCCAGGCGGGGAGAGCTTGACATAAAAGAGCAGATGGAGCGCATTTTTTCACCGCCGATATGGCCTGTTGACACAGACGGACTGCCCGCAAGTTTTTATTTTCATGATCTTAGGGAAAGCTTTTATATAGACAGGATCAAAGTAGACACAATAGAAGGCGCGCATCCCGGAGGAGTATCGCTTATTCGCCTGAGCGCCGAGGGAAAAAGCGTGGTCTTTATGAGCGACTGCACGTTAAACGACGGGGAAACGGCAAAGTATATTGAGTTTGCAAAAAACTGCGACCTGCTTTTATGCGACGGGCAGTACAGCGACGAGGAGTGGGAACATCGCAGCACTTTCGGTCACAGCACATGGACGGCGGCTGCGCGCCTGGGACGCGACGCGGGGGCAAAGGCCGTGAGAATAATACACCACGATCCGGGACGAACTGACGAACGCCTTGATAAAGAGGCCGACGCGCTTTTTTCAATACACCCGAAATGCTCTTTTGCATATGAGGAAGAGGTGATATTACTTTGA
- a CDS encoding GAF domain-containing protein, with protein sequence MTPNELKRFLNICLAISNERDREALLSNILDTAMDLAKCDAGTLYLYEDDGLHFCRMVTRSQNIRQGGHAAPIALPPVPLDETYVCSWVAIHGEAINVADVRTDKHFDFSGSKRYDDMTGYRTKSMLVVPMCNDKGQLVGVTQLINALDEDGEITTFPQDIELLVGAISSQAAISITNMQYSDQITALLDSLVGALSAAIDASTPYNANHTRNMVKYGANFLDWLEKTDDPWKFDADKRRTFLLSVWLHDVGKLAVPLSVMNKNSRLGDGIEKVMERFKTIGLLNKIAMLEGRISSDEFENVVRGLNDAKALVERIDAAGFLKDEDLEQIDALSKLTYTDENGGKLSWITREEYDCLSIRKGTLTAEERSVMESHVSITARILSQVDFPKMYAEAPHWAAAHHELLNGSGYPAHLTADDIPDEVRLLTILDVFDALTARDRPYKPPMPSDKAFSILHSMVGEGAIDEKILELFETSKAWEAE encoded by the coding sequence TTGACGCCGAATGAACTGAAAAGGTTTTTAAACATTTGTCTTGCGATCTCAAACGAGCGCGACAGAGAGGCGCTTTTATCCAATATTCTCGACACTGCCATGGACCTTGCAAAATGCGATGCGGGAACGCTGTATCTTTACGAAGACGACGGCCTTCATTTCTGCCGGATGGTGACGCGCTCGCAGAATATACGCCAGGGAGGTCATGCGGCGCCCATAGCTCTGCCGCCCGTGCCTTTGGACGAGACATATGTCTGTTCGTGGGTGGCGATACATGGCGAGGCCATAAATGTGGCCGACGTGCGCACCGATAAGCATTTTGATTTTTCCGGTTCGAAGCGCTACGACGATATGACGGGATATAGAACGAAGAGCATGCTCGTCGTTCCTATGTGCAATGATAAGGGACAGCTGGTAGGCGTAACACAGCTTATAAATGCGCTTGATGAGGACGGCGAGATAACGACGTTTCCGCAGGATATAGAGCTCCTTGTGGGAGCGATATCGTCGCAGGCGGCCATAAGCATAACTAATATGCAGTATTCCGATCAGATAACCGCGCTTCTTGATTCGCTTGTCGGCGCGCTTTCCGCCGCAATAGACGCGAGCACTCCGTATAATGCCAACCATACGAGAAATATGGTGAAATACGGCGCAAATTTTCTGGACTGGCTGGAGAAAACCGATGACCCGTGGAAATTTGACGCCGACAAACGCCGCACCTTTCTGCTTTCGGTTTGGCTTCATGACGTAGGAAAGCTTGCAGTGCCGCTGTCGGTAATGAATAAGAACAGCCGCTTGGGCGACGGCATTGAAAAAGTAATGGAGCGTTTTAAGACTATAGGTCTTTTAAATAAGATAGCCATGCTTGAGGGGCGCATATCTTCTGACGAGTTTGAAAATGTCGTGCGCGGGCTCAATGATGCAAAAGCGCTTGTGGAGCGCATAGATGCGGCGGGATTTTTAAAAGACGAGGACCTCGAACAGATAGATGCGCTCAGTAAGCTTACATATACAGATGAGAACGGCGGCAAGCTTTCGTGGATAACACGCGAGGAGTACGATTGCCTTTCAATAAGAAAGGGAACGCTTACGGCTGAAGAACGCTCGGTAATGGAGAGCCATGTTTCAATAACAGCCCGCATACTGAGTCAGGTGGATTTCCCTAAAATGTACGCAGAAGCGCCGCATTGGGCAGCAGCTCATCACGAGCTTTTAAACGGAAGCGGATATCCGGCTCATCTGACGGCCGATGATATACCCGACGAGGTGCGCCTGCTTACGATATTGGATGTATTCGACGCGCTTACGGCGCGCGATCGCCCGTACAAGCCGCCGATGCCGTCGGACAAGGCTTTTTCCATACTGCACAGTATGGTTGGCGAGGGTGCGATAGATGAAAAGATCCTTGAGTTATTTGAAACAAGCAAAGCATGGGAGGCAGAGTGA
- a CDS encoding S-layer homology domain-containing protein, with protein MKRKLISLILAVFMLFSVSASAMYAGDYQNGRLSGLYMLSDGSMLVTDVYNKVLWHADRDKATIAAGNINIADISGEPIAYYYDSSVERGYFTQPWDVVPFLDGYAVSDPDSNVVRFVTSENLQTLGGTEIAGSADGRGSNASFDHPTGLAVDEENDILYIADTGNGAIRQMDRHGYVTTYVADLSEPTGLCFSKGALYVAETGKNRIVKITQRKTEVIAGVYETIGEEYIGGYSDGPAASAMFDHPEGVTVSDDGTIYVSDTLNHAIRMIKGDRVYTVARSEDLVSMPVSPRGIVVSGAMLYAADVSAGDILELSLKKKSFPDLPGDKWYAADAEEAMLRGIINGTSDNTFSPELSTTRAMFAAMLARMHRISYGNDVIDGDAAFPDVTDGAWFAPYARWSADNGIVNGMSGRFMPDVSVTREQAVTMLYRYAVNEGFDVSAGEDTNILSYNDAMSVSEWAVPAMQWACGAGIINGSDGNLMPQTAATRAQLVHIILGFMKVYGL; from the coding sequence ATGAAACGAAAGCTTATCTCGCTTATTTTGGCTGTTTTTATGCTTTTTTCGGTATCTGCGTCCGCAATGTATGCGGGAGATTATCAAAACGGACGCCTTTCGGGTCTTTACATGCTTTCAGACGGTTCGATGCTTGTGACCGACGTGTACAACAAGGTGCTTTGGCATGCGGATCGTGATAAGGCAACAATAGCTGCCGGCAATATAAATATTGCGGACATTTCAGGTGAGCCGATAGCTTATTACTACGACTCGAGTGTAGAGCGCGGTTATTTTACGCAGCCGTGGGACGTAGTGCCTTTTCTTGACGGGTATGCCGTTTCGGATCCGGACTCGAACGTAGTGCGATTCGTAACGAGCGAGAACCTTCAGACTCTGGGGGGCACGGAAATTGCGGGCAGCGCCGACGGCAGAGGTTCCAATGCTTCGTTTGATCACCCTACGGGACTTGCGGTTGACGAAGAAAACGACATTCTCTATATTGCCGACACAGGCAACGGCGCGATAAGACAAATGGACAGACACGGATACGTTACTACATATGTTGCTGACTTGTCGGAGCCTACGGGACTGTGCTTTTCAAAAGGCGCGCTTTACGTTGCCGAAACGGGAAAGAACCGCATCGTTAAGATAACACAAAGAAAAACGGAGGTAATTGCGGGCGTTTATGAGACGATAGGCGAAGAGTATATCGGCGGATATTCAGACGGCCCCGCAGCGTCGGCCATGTTCGACCATCCCGAGGGCGTGACGGTTTCCGATGACGGTACGATCTACGTATCCGACACTTTAAACCATGCAATACGCATGATAAAAGGCGACAGAGTATACACGGTCGCACGAAGCGAGGACCTTGTTTCCATGCCTGTTTCGCCGCGCGGCATAGTTGTAAGCGGCGCCATGCTTTATGCCGCCGACGTGTCGGCAGGCGATATTTTGGAGCTTTCTCTTAAAAAGAAAAGCTTCCCCGATCTGCCCGGCGACAAATGGTATGCCGCCGATGCAGAAGAAGCGATGCTCAGAGGTATAATAAACGGCACCTCGGACAATACGTTTTCGCCAGAGCTTTCAACAACGCGCGCAATGTTCGCGGCGATGCTTGCACGAATGCACAGGATATCCTACGGCAATGACGTAATAGACGGCGACGCGGCTTTTCCCGACGTAACGGACGGCGCATGGTTCGCACCTTATGCGCGCTGGAGCGCCGATAACGGCATAGTAAATGGAATGAGCGGAAGGTTTATGCCCGATGTGTCTGTCACAAGAGAGCAGGCCGTAACGATGCTTTACAGATATGCCGTAAACGAGGGCTTTGATGTGTCGGCAGGCGAGGATACGAACATTCTTTCATATAACGACGCCATGTCTGTAAGCGAGTGGGCCGTGCCCGCTATGCAGTGGGCATGCGGCGCCGGCATAATAAACGGAAGCGACGGAAATCTTATGCCCCAAACGGCTGCAACGCGGGCGCAGCTTGTGCATATTATTCTGGGATTTATGAAAGTATATGGGCTTTGA
- a CDS encoding FecR domain-containing protein, protein MKKVISMLIVIIMACTLFVPAYAADKAVGSNIALSASSGSVTVKNASGSSLAVRAGMKLSNGYSVSAGTKSYAYITLDSTKAVKLDSSSSAQVKASGRQLEVKLTKGKLYFNVDAPLASSERLNISTSTMVTGIRGSYGWVTEDEMGLLHGHVTVTCKAYRSSETVVFDIKGGEGVRLTTDAQSGAQTFEKITLKEEDIPYFVISELRKNTGLQGMIRKDVPTLDVDKILALEEIKGEEDAALEQTLTDEINEKLGRLFTNSAKNSSTQVFNTVSYGSGGGNGQKKN, encoded by the coding sequence ATGAAAAAAGTTATATCGATGCTGATAGTTATTATTATGGCATGTACTCTTTTTGTACCTGCCTACGCTGCAGATAAGGCCGTAGGCTCAAACATTGCATTGTCCGCTTCGTCAGGTTCGGTCACCGTTAAAAATGCGAGCGGAAGCAGCCTTGCGGTGAGGGCGGGCATGAAGCTTTCAAACGGGTATTCTGTATCTGCGGGAACGAAAAGCTACGCATATATAACGCTCGATTCGACCAAGGCCGTAAAGCTTGACTCTTCAAGCAGCGCCCAGGTAAAAGCGAGCGGGCGTCAGCTTGAGGTGAAGCTTACAAAGGGCAAGCTCTATTTCAACGTGGACGCGCCTTTGGCGTCTTCCGAGAGACTTAATATCTCAACATCCACGATGGTCACGGGCATAAGAGGGTCCTACGGATGGGTCACGGAAGACGAGATGGGGCTTTTGCACGGCCATGTCACCGTGACCTGCAAAGCTTACAGAAGCAGCGAAACAGTCGTGTTCGACATAAAGGGCGGCGAAGGCGTAAGACTTACGACTGATGCGCAAAGCGGCGCTCAGACGTTTGAAAAGATAACGCTAAAGGAGGAGGATATCCCGTATTTCGTGATAAGCGAGCTTAGAAAGAATACGGGCCTTCAGGGGATGATACGTAAAGACGTGCCAACGCTCGATGTTGACAAGATTCTTGCGCTTGAGGAAATTAAGGGAGAAGAGGATGCAGCTTTGGAGCAAACGCTTACAGACGAGATAAACGAAAAGCTCGGACGCCTTTTTACGAACAGTGCAAAGAACTCTTCGACGCAGGTATTTAACACTGTTTCCTACGGTTCTGGCGGCGGAAACGGCCAAAAGAAGAACTGA
- a CDS encoding CHASE2 domain-containing protein has translation MLMKIKDLSKRTIISLVVAVLITLVAWSGWLQSADGSVSDALYQRPTFTDGQTTVVGIDQRAIDALGPMPWPRSVMAEVIERLNADPDKRPAVIALDVLYVGSSASWEADEYLSKAAEEGKNVVVASAATFGSSLVERDGSFYLDTRSVLAWDSPYTDLYNVTDTGHINAMSDSDGVLRHALLYIDGPSGERVYSFSRVIYERWCEETGTEPNPLPETYDDGFFYIPFTAKSGSYYEDISVIDILNGSVSGKDLSGKIVLIGPYAAGMQDEYRTSIDRAVPMYGIEIQANLIDAFKKGFYPKEADDTLQLAILFALVGAMFFFLWNAKVKTSVIVWLICAGGFIVLSALLYKAGVVLHVMWVPMSATAVFIASVALNYMRAQKEKRRVSDTFGRYVDPAIIQQLLDRGGEELELGGKMYNIAVLFVDIRGFTTMSESLDPPTVVEIINRYLTLTTECIMRYHGTLDKFVGDCTMAFWNAPLKQEDPVFLACCAAMDMVEGSKALGDELLERFGRTVSFGVGVNYGPAVVGNIGAPKRMDYTAIGDTVNTASRLESNAPGGKIFISRVVADALGDRARVTSLGGSIKLKGKAEGFEVLTLDELDY, from the coding sequence ATGCTTATGAAAATAAAGGATCTGTCAAAAAGAACAATCATATCGCTTGTCGTTGCAGTTCTGATAACGCTTGTCGCGTGGTCGGGATGGCTTCAGAGCGCTGACGGCAGCGTGTCCGACGCGCTTTATCAGCGTCCCACGTTTACTGACGGCCAGACAACTGTGGTAGGCATAGACCAGCGCGCGATAGACGCGCTGGGTCCCATGCCGTGGCCGAGAAGCGTTATGGCCGAGGTGATAGAGCGTTTGAACGCCGACCCCGACAAACGCCCCGCAGTTATTGCGTTAGACGTGCTCTATGTGGGAAGCAGCGCATCGTGGGAAGCCGATGAGTATCTTTCAAAGGCGGCCGAAGAAGGAAAAAACGTTGTTGTGGCGTCGGCCGCGACATTTGGAAGCAGCCTTGTTGAACGCGACGGCAGCTTTTATCTCGATACGCGGTCTGTGCTTGCATGGGACAGCCCGTACACCGATCTTTATAACGTCACGGATACGGGGCATATAAACGCCATGTCAGACAGCGACGGGGTGCTGCGCCATGCACTTTTATACATTGACGGGCCAAGCGGTGAGAGAGTATATTCTTTTTCGCGCGTTATATATGAGCGCTGGTGCGAGGAAACGGGCACAGAGCCGAATCCTTTGCCCGAAACGTATGACGACGGCTTTTTTTACATTCCTTTCACGGCAAAGAGCGGTAGCTATTATGAGGACATATCTGTAATAGATATTTTAAACGGCAGCGTGTCGGGCAAGGATCTTTCGGGAAAGATAGTGTTGATAGGTCCGTATGCCGCAGGCATGCAGGACGAATACCGCACCTCGATAGACAGAGCCGTGCCGATGTACGGCATTGAGATACAGGCAAATCTTATCGACGCCTTTAAAAAAGGCTTTTACCCCAAGGAGGCCGACGATACTCTGCAGCTTGCAATACTGTTCGCGCTTGTGGGAGCAATGTTTTTCTTCCTTTGGAACGCAAAGGTAAAAACCTCGGTAATAGTATGGCTTATCTGCGCTGGCGGCTTTATAGTCCTCTCTGCTCTTTTATACAAAGCGGGCGTTGTTTTGCATGTGATGTGGGTACCGATGTCCGCAACGGCAGTGTTCATAGCGTCTGTTGCTCTTAATTATATGCGCGCGCAGAAGGAGAAACGCAGAGTTTCCGACACGTTCGGACGATATGTCGATCCTGCGATAATACAGCAGCTTTTGGATCGCGGGGGAGAAGAGCTTGAGCTCGGCGGCAAAATGTATAACATAGCCGTTTTATTTGTTGATATACGCGGCTTTACGACTATGAGCGAATCGCTTGATCCGCCCACTGTTGTTGAGATAATAAACAGGTATCTTACGCTTACGACTGAGTGCATCATGCGCTACCACGGTACGCTGGATAAATTTGTGGGCGACTGCACGATGGCGTTTTGGAACGCTCCGCTTAAGCAGGAGGACCCCGTATTTTTGGCATGCTGCGCCGCAATGGATATGGTGGAGGGCTCAAAGGCGCTGGGAGACGAGCTGCTTGAGCGGTTCGGACGTACCGTTTCCTTCGGCGTGGGCGTAAACTACGGTCCGGCTGTCGTTGGAAACATAGGCGCGCCCAAGCGCATGGACTACACCGCCATAGGCGATACGGTAAACACCGCGTCGAGGCTTGAATCAAACGCTCCGGGAGGAAAGATATTTATTTCGCGCGTCGTAGCAGACGCCTTGGGTGATCGCGCGCGTGTGACCTCGCTGGGCGGTTCGATAAAACTAAAGGGCAAGGCTGAGGGATTTGAAGTGCTTACGCTTGACGAATTGGATTATTGA